One genomic region from Pseudomonas sp. R5-89-07 encodes:
- a CDS encoding glycosyltransferase, with protein MNQPATKVLVIGYVWPEPRSSAAGGHMMQILESFLTQGWDITFSSPATIGEHKADLPALGIAECAIELNNSSFDDFVRELAPDIVLFDRFMMEEQFGWRVEKCCPDALRVLETSDLQSLRDARHQRLKDALRAAPDNDDFSALFAPNLEQEFQLMADTDLAKREIAAIYRCDISLMISDVEIRLLTDQFKVPAALLHWCPLMMAPPTEAFAPFEDRAHFLSIGNFRHAPNWDAVLWMKHSLWPLIRQQLPGAQLHVYGAYTPPKATALHNPAQGFHVMNWAEDALQVMTAARICLAPLRFGAGIKGKLADAMLCGTPNVTTPIGAEAMADGQPWPGAIERSAAALAAAAVSLYQDRERWTQAQENGRQLLARRYDQHIHGPALVACLEHCRSHLEAHRRDNFTGSMLRHHAHKSTQYMSQWIEAKNRSL; from the coding sequence ATGAATCAGCCCGCCACCAAAGTCCTGGTCATTGGTTATGTCTGGCCGGAGCCCCGTTCCTCGGCTGCGGGCGGGCATATGATGCAGATTCTGGAGAGTTTTCTCACACAAGGTTGGGACATTACCTTCAGCAGCCCCGCAACCATCGGTGAACACAAGGCTGACTTGCCCGCCCTGGGGATCGCCGAATGCGCCATTGAACTGAATAACAGCAGCTTCGATGATTTTGTTCGCGAACTGGCCCCGGACATCGTGCTGTTCGACCGTTTCATGATGGAGGAACAATTCGGCTGGCGCGTGGAAAAGTGCTGCCCCGACGCCCTGCGCGTGCTGGAAACCTCCGATTTGCAAAGCCTGCGCGACGCACGGCACCAGCGGCTCAAGGATGCACTCAGGGCCGCTCCCGACAATGACGACTTCAGCGCCTTGTTCGCCCCGAACCTGGAGCAGGAGTTCCAGTTGATGGCCGACACCGACCTGGCCAAACGCGAAATCGCCGCGATTTACCGCTGTGACATCAGCCTAATGATCTCCGACGTGGAAATCCGCCTGCTCACCGATCAGTTCAAGGTGCCCGCCGCCCTGCTCCACTGGTGCCCCCTGATGATGGCGCCCCCGACCGAAGCCTTCGCGCCGTTCGAAGACCGCGCGCACTTTCTCAGCATCGGTAACTTTCGCCACGCGCCCAACTGGGATGCGGTGCTGTGGATGAAGCACAGCCTGTGGCCGTTGATCCGCCAGCAATTGCCCGGCGCCCAGTTGCATGTCTACGGCGCCTACACCCCGCCCAAGGCCACCGCCCTGCACAACCCGGCGCAGGGCTTTCATGTGATGAACTGGGCCGAAGATGCACTGCAAGTGATGACGGCCGCGCGCATCTGCCTGGCGCCATTGCGCTTTGGCGCGGGGATCAAGGGCAAACTGGCGGACGCGATGCTGTGTGGCACGCCGAATGTCACCACGCCAATTGGCGCCGAAGCCATGGCGGATGGACAGCCCTGGCCGGGTGCCATCGAGCGCAGTGCCGCAGCCCTGGCCGCTGCGGCCGTGAGCCTGTATCAAGACCGCGAGCGGTGGACCCAGGCCCAGGAAAATGGCCGGCAGCTGCTTGCCCGGCGCTATGACCAACATATCCACGGGCCAGCGCTGGTGGCCTGCCTGGAACACTGCCGCAGCCATTTGGAGGCGCATCGACGGGATAATTTCACCGGCAGCATGCTGCGCCACCATGCCCATAAAAGTACCCAGTACATGTCCCAGTGGATCGAGGCAAAAAACCGTAGCCTTTGA
- the tpx gene encoding thiol peroxidase, translating to MAQVTLRGNPVQVEGELPQAGTQAPDFTLTAGDLSDATLATFAGKRKVLNIFPSVDTPTCATSVRKFNAQANELNNTVVLCISSDLPFAQARFCGSEGLENVKSLSDFRSAAFSQDYGVDIVDGPLRSLTARAVVVLDENDNVLHSELVAEIGQEPNYEAALAVLK from the coding sequence ATGGCTCAAGTCACCCTTCGTGGTAACCCTGTCCAGGTTGAAGGCGAACTGCCGCAAGCCGGCACCCAGGCCCCAGACTTCACCCTGACCGCCGGCGATCTGTCGGACGCTACCCTGGCGACCTTTGCCGGCAAGCGCAAAGTGTTGAACATCTTCCCAAGCGTCGACACCCCGACCTGCGCGACCTCGGTACGCAAGTTCAACGCCCAGGCCAACGAACTGAACAATACCGTCGTACTGTGCATTTCCTCGGACCTGCCGTTTGCCCAGGCGCGTTTCTGCGGCTCCGAAGGCCTGGAAAACGTGAAAAGCCTGTCGGACTTCCGCAGCGCTGCGTTCTCCCAGGACTACGGTGTGGACATCGTCGACGGCCCGCTGCGCAGCCTGACCGCTCGTGCTGTCGTTGTATTGGACGAGAACGACAACGTATTGCACAGCGAACTGGTTGCCGAAATTGGCCAGGAACCAAACTACGAAGCAGCCCTGGCTGTTTTGAAGTAA
- a CDS encoding MdtA/MuxA family multidrug efflux RND transporter periplasmic adaptor subunit has translation MVDQSMQSSPRNSRRWLFGLLVLLVIAGLCWKFWPGGAAHKDAPAGHTGKSGMARPGFGGATGPVPVRVAPAVIGEFPVYYKALGTVTALNTINVRSRVGGELVKIAFEEGQMVKAGDLLAEIDPRSYQNALLQAQGTLLQNQAQLKNAQVDVERYRGLYAQDSIAKQTLDTAEALVLQYQGTVKTNQGAVDDAKLNLEFTKIRAPIAGRVGLRQLDVGNLVAANDTTALAVITQTQPISVAFTLPENTLETVLQRYHAGNKLPVEAWDRGDAKKQAMGVLQSLDNQIDVTTGTLKFKARFDNKDQALFPNQFVNVHLLADTLHNVVLAPSAAIQFGNNGTFVYKLDGDKKVKVQPLVVGDTDGDNTVIKQGLAAGDRVVMEGTDRLKDGSEIEVVNDSSQVPTTPTEHLQGKPAAKGETGTDAGKAQKVGA, from the coding sequence ATGGTTGATCAATCCATGCAATCCTCCCCCCGCAACTCCCGCCGCTGGCTGTTCGGCCTGCTCGTACTGCTGGTGATCGCCGGCCTGTGCTGGAAATTCTGGCCCGGCGGCGCGGCCCACAAGGACGCCCCGGCCGGCCACACCGGCAAGAGCGGCATGGCGCGCCCGGGGTTTGGCGGCGCTACCGGCCCGGTGCCGGTGCGGGTGGCGCCTGCGGTAATAGGGGAGTTCCCGGTGTATTACAAGGCGCTGGGCACGGTCACCGCGCTCAACACCATTAATGTGCGCAGCCGGGTGGGCGGTGAACTGGTCAAGATCGCCTTCGAGGAAGGGCAGATGGTCAAGGCCGGAGACTTGCTGGCGGAAATCGACCCGCGCAGCTACCAGAACGCCTTGCTCCAGGCCCAGGGCACGTTGCTGCAGAACCAGGCCCAGTTGAAAAACGCCCAGGTCGACGTCGAGCGCTATCGCGGCCTGTATGCCCAGGACAGCATCGCCAAGCAAACCCTGGACACCGCCGAAGCGCTGGTCCTGCAATACCAGGGCACCGTCAAGACCAACCAGGGCGCGGTCGACGATGCCAAGCTGAACCTTGAATTCACCAAGATCCGCGCGCCGATTGCCGGTCGCGTCGGCCTGCGTCAGCTCGATGTCGGCAACCTGGTGGCCGCCAACGACACCACCGCCCTGGCGGTCATTACCCAGACCCAGCCGATCAGCGTGGCCTTCACCCTGCCGGAAAACACCCTGGAAACCGTCCTCCAGCGTTACCACGCCGGCAACAAGCTGCCGGTGGAAGCCTGGGACCGTGGCGACGCGAAAAAGCAGGCAATGGGCGTGCTGCAGAGCCTGGACAACCAGATCGACGTGACCACCGGCACTCTGAAATTCAAGGCGCGCTTCGATAACAAGGATCAGGCGCTGTTTCCCAATCAGTTCGTCAACGTGCATTTGCTCGCCGATACCTTGCACAACGTGGTGCTGGCACCGTCCGCCGCGATCCAGTTCGGCAATAATGGCACCTTCGTCTACAAGCTCGATGGTGACAAGAAGGTCAAGGTCCAGCCGCTGGTGGTGGGCGACACCGACGGCGACAACACCGTGATCAAGCAAGGCCTGGCGGCGGGTGATCGGGTGGTCATGGAAGGCACCGACCGGCTCAAGGACGGCAGCGAAATCGAGGTGGTCAACGACAGCAGCCAAGTGCCGACCACCCCGACCGAACACCTGCAAGGCAAGCCTGCGGCAAAAGGGGAGACCGGTACTGACGCCGGCAAGGCGCAAAAGGTCGGCGCATGA
- a CDS encoding carbohydrate ABC transporter permease, whose translation MNTTPKNRLANPGWFLVSPSVALLLLWMIVPLGMTLYFSLIRYNLLYPGENQFVGLENFTYFVTDSGFLPGATNTLLLVGSVLLISVVFGVLISALLEASEFFGRGLVRVLLISPFFIMPTVGALIWKNLIFHPVSGVLAAVWKLFGAEPVDWLAHYPLLSIIIIVSWQWLPFAILLLMTAMQSLDQEQKEAARLDGAGAIAIFWHLTLPHLARPIAVVVMIETIFLLSVFAEIFTTTNGGPGYASTNLAYLIYNQALVQFDVGMASAGGLIAVVIANIAAIILVRMIGKNLTDKP comes from the coding sequence ATGAATACGACACCAAAAAACCGCCTGGCCAACCCCGGCTGGTTCCTCGTCAGCCCCTCGGTGGCCTTGTTGCTGCTCTGGATGATCGTGCCGCTGGGCATGACCCTGTATTTTTCGCTGATCCGCTACAACCTGCTCTACCCCGGCGAAAACCAGTTCGTCGGCCTGGAGAACTTCACCTACTTCGTCACCGACTCAGGCTTCCTGCCCGGTGCCACTAACACGTTGTTGCTGGTGGGCAGCGTGCTGCTGATCAGCGTGGTGTTCGGCGTGTTGATCAGTGCGCTGCTGGAGGCCAGTGAGTTCTTCGGCCGCGGCCTGGTGCGGGTGTTGCTGATTTCGCCGTTTTTCATCATGCCCACCGTCGGTGCGCTGATCTGGAAGAACCTGATTTTCCACCCGGTATCGGGGGTGCTGGCCGCCGTCTGGAAGCTGTTTGGCGCCGAACCGGTGGACTGGCTGGCGCACTACCCGCTGCTGTCGATCATCATCATTGTGTCGTGGCAGTGGCTGCCCTTCGCCATCCTGCTGCTGATGACCGCCATGCAGTCCCTCGACCAGGAACAAAAGGAGGCCGCGCGCCTGGACGGCGCCGGCGCCATCGCGATCTTCTGGCACCTGACCCTGCCGCACCTGGCGCGTCCGATTGCGGTGGTGGTGATGATCGAAACCATCTTCCTGCTTTCGGTATTCGCCGAAATCTTCACCACCACCAACGGTGGCCCCGGCTACGCCTCGACCAACCTCGCCTACTTGATCTACAACCAGGCGCTGGTGCAGTTCGACGTGGGCATGGCCTCGGCCGGCGGCTTGATCGCCGTGGTCATCGCCAATATCGCGGCGATCATCCTGGTGCGGATGATCGGCAAAAACCTGACTGACAAGCCTTGA
- a CDS encoding AraC family transcriptional regulator → MTRATRITDPSYELMDDHNGLSIIYRQHGFPCPLVRWHFHKEYELHLIVASSGKVFIGDYIGNFYPQSLFLTGPNLPHNWISQVEEDEVIPKRDMLVNFTDELLENGSHIFNELKTLSPLLERAQYGIEFRCKRTIAQAMSLMQRIEDAQGMARLGHFFILLEVLSACEDYQLLSGVNTPQLADEHSIDRTNRAVDYIFAHYARELPLEEVADYLGMKPTYFSRVFKQATGRTFIEFVNRLRISKSCELLADGNKAVTDVCFESGFNNISNFNRRFQQLKGMTPSHYRRLAVQRLTEQNLA, encoded by the coding sequence ATGACCCGAGCAACGCGCATCACAGACCCTTCCTACGAGCTGATGGACGACCATAACGGCCTGTCCATCATCTATCGCCAGCACGGCTTCCCCTGCCCCCTGGTGCGCTGGCACTTCCACAAGGAATACGAGCTGCACCTGATCGTCGCCAGCTCCGGCAAGGTGTTCATTGGCGACTACATCGGTAATTTCTACCCGCAAAGCCTGTTCCTTACCGGCCCCAACCTGCCCCACAACTGGATCAGCCAGGTGGAGGAAGACGAGGTCATCCCCAAGCGCGACATGCTGGTCAATTTCACCGATGAACTGCTGGAGAACGGCAGTCATATCTTCAATGAGCTCAAGACCCTGTCGCCGCTGCTGGAGCGCGCGCAATACGGCATCGAGTTTCGCTGCAAACGCACGATTGCCCAGGCGATGAGCTTGATGCAGCGCATCGAGGATGCCCAGGGCATGGCGCGGCTGGGGCATTTCTTTATCTTGCTGGAAGTATTGAGCGCCTGTGAGGACTACCAACTGTTGTCTGGGGTCAACACGCCACAACTGGCCGACGAACACAGCATCGACCGCACCAACCGCGCGGTGGACTACATCTTCGCCCACTACGCCCGCGAACTGCCGCTGGAGGAAGTCGCGGACTACCTGGGAATGAAGCCGACCTATTTTTCCCGGGTGTTCAAGCAAGCCACCGGGCGCACGTTCATTGAATTCGTCAATCGCCTTCGGATCAGCAAGTCGTGCGAGTTACTGGCCGATGGCAATAAAGCTGTGACCGATGTCTGCTTTGAGTCGGGGTTCAATAACATCTCCAACTTCAACCGGCGCTTCCAGCAGCTCAAGGGGATGACGCCGTCCCACTATCGACGGTTGGCGGTGCAGCGCTTGACTGAGCAGAACCTGGCTTGA
- a CDS encoding ABC transporter ATP-binding protein, translating into MANLKIKNLQKGFEGFSIIKGIDLEVNDKEFVVFVGPSGCGKSTLLRLIAGLEEVSEGTIELDGRDITEVTPAKRDLAMVFQTYALYPHMSVRKNMSFALDLAGVDKKLVESKVSEAARILELGPLLERKPKQLSGGQRQRVAIGRAIVRNPKIFLFDEPLSNLDAALRVQMRLELARLHKELQATMIYVTHDQVEAMTLADKVVVLNSGRIEQVGSPLELYHQPANLFVAGFLGTPKMGFLKGKVTRVEGQGCDVQLDAGTLISLPLSGPTLSVGSAVTLGIRPEHLEIAAPGQTTLTVTADVGERLGSDTFCHVITANGEPLTMRIRGDMASQYGETLQLHLDPAHCHLFDTDGVAVARPLRAAA; encoded by the coding sequence ATGGCCAACCTGAAAATCAAGAATCTGCAAAAAGGCTTCGAAGGTTTTTCCATCATCAAGGGCATCGACCTGGAAGTGAATGACAAAGAGTTCGTGGTGTTCGTCGGCCCGTCGGGCTGTGGCAAATCCACACTCCTGCGCCTGATCGCCGGCCTGGAAGAAGTCAGCGAAGGCACCATCGAGCTGGACGGGCGCGACATCACCGAAGTGACCCCGGCCAAGCGCGACCTGGCGATGGTGTTCCAGACCTACGCGCTGTACCCGCACATGAGCGTGCGCAAGAACATGTCGTTCGCCCTGGATTTGGCCGGCGTCGACAAGAAGCTGGTGGAAAGCAAGGTCAGCGAAGCGGCGCGCATCCTGGAGCTGGGCCCGCTGCTGGAGCGCAAGCCCAAGCAGCTTTCCGGCGGCCAGCGCCAGCGCGTGGCGATTGGCCGCGCGATTGTGCGCAACCCGAAGATCTTCCTGTTCGACGAACCCTTGTCCAACCTCGACGCCGCCCTGCGCGTGCAGATGCGCCTGGAACTGGCACGCCTGCATAAAGAGCTGCAAGCGACCATGATCTACGTGACCCACGACCAGGTCGAAGCCATGACCCTGGCCGACAAAGTCGTGGTGCTCAACAGCGGCCGCATCGAACAGGTCGGCTCGCCGCTGGAGCTGTATCACCAGCCGGCCAACCTGTTTGTCGCGGGCTTCCTCGGCACGCCCAAAATGGGCTTCCTCAAAGGCAAAGTGACCCGCGTGGAAGGCCAGGGCTGCGACGTGCAGCTGGACGCCGGCACCCTGATCAGCCTGCCGCTGAGCGGCCCGACCCTCAGCGTAGGCAGCGCGGTGACCCTGGGCATTCGCCCGGAGCACCTGGAAATCGCCGCCCCCGGCCAGACCACCCTGACTGTCACCGCCGACGTCGGCGAACGCCTGGGCAGCGACACCTTCTGCCACGTCATCACCGCCAACGGCGAGCCGCTGACCATGCGTATTCGCGGTGACATGGCCAGCCAATATGGCGAAACCCTGCAGCTGCACCTGGACCCGGCGCACTGCCACCTGTTCGACACCGACGGCGTGGCCGTAGCCCGTCCCCTGCGCGCTGCCGCCTGA
- a CDS encoding DUF6124 family protein, with product MIKPTPNPPIDPAPSVLFTVKDGISTQDLLVNLSESLASAHALTCDFAFELDGSRREGALGIAQLIEVSRLLAERVLADIER from the coding sequence ATGATCAAACCCACCCCGAATCCCCCAATCGATCCAGCACCCAGCGTGCTGTTCACCGTGAAAGACGGTATCTCCACTCAAGACTTACTGGTCAACCTCAGCGAATCACTCGCCTCTGCCCACGCCCTCACCTGCGATTTCGCGTTTGAGCTCGACGGCTCACGCCGCGAAGGCGCGCTGGGTATTGCCCAGTTGATCGAGGTGTCTCGATTGCTGGCTGAGCGGGTACTGGCTGATATCGAGCGTTAA
- a CDS encoding carbohydrate ABC transporter permease has translation MTLQQSRRLQSLLLGTLAWAIAILIFFPIFWMVLTSFKTEIDAFATPPQFIFTPTLENYLHINERSNYFSYAWNSVLISFSATALCLLISVPAAYSMAFYETKRTKGTLLWMLSTKMLPPVGVLMPIYLLAKSFGLLDTRIALIIIYTLINLPIVVWMVYTYFKDIPKDILEAARLDGATLWQEMVRVLLPIAKGGLASTVLLSLILCWNEAFWSLNLTSSSAAPLTALIASYSSPEGLFWAKLSAVSTLACAPILIFGWISQKQLVRGLSFGAVK, from the coding sequence ATGACGCTTCAACAATCCCGCCGCCTGCAAAGCCTGTTGCTCGGCACCCTGGCCTGGGCCATCGCGATCCTGATTTTCTTTCCGATCTTCTGGATGGTGCTGACCAGCTTCAAGACTGAAATCGACGCGTTCGCCACGCCGCCGCAGTTCATCTTCACGCCGACGCTGGAGAACTACCTGCACATCAATGAGCGCAGCAACTACTTCAGCTATGCCTGGAACTCGGTGCTGATCTCGTTCAGCGCCACCGCCCTGTGCCTGCTGATCTCGGTGCCGGCCGCCTACTCCATGGCCTTCTACGAGACAAAGCGCACCAAAGGCACGCTGCTGTGGATGCTGTCCACCAAGATGCTGCCGCCGGTGGGCGTACTGATGCCGATCTACCTGCTGGCCAAGAGCTTCGGCCTTCTGGACACGCGCATCGCGCTGATCATCATCTACACGCTGATCAACCTGCCGATTGTGGTGTGGATGGTTTACACCTACTTCAAGGACATTCCCAAGGACATCCTCGAAGCCGCACGCCTGGATGGCGCCACCCTGTGGCAGGAAATGGTGCGGGTGCTGCTGCCGATCGCCAAGGGCGGCCTGGCCTCCACCGTGCTGCTGTCGTTGATCCTGTGCTGGAACGAGGCCTTCTGGTCGCTGAACCTGACGTCATCGAGCGCCGCGCCGCTGACCGCACTGATCGCCTCTTATTCCAGCCCCGAAGGCTTGTTCTGGGCCAAGTTGTCCGCCGTGTCGACCCTGGCCTGCGCGCCGATCCTGATTTTTGGCTGGATCAGCCAGAAACAGTTGGTGCGCGGCCTGTCTTTCGGCGCAGTCAAATAA
- a CDS encoding sugar ABC transporter substrate-binding protein encodes MLTCMTLSAVSLGAQTLTIATVNNSDMIRMQKLSKTFEAEHPEIKLNWVVLEENVLRQRLTTDIATQGGQFDVLTIGMYEAALWGAKGWLEPMEDLPASYDLDDVFPSVRDGLSVKGSLYALPFYAESSITYYRTDLFKDAGLNMPEHPTWSQIGEYAAKLTDKSKEQYGLCLRGKAGWGENMALITTLANGYGARWFDEKWQPEFNGPEWKDALNFYVDNMKKSGPPGASSNGFNENLALFNSGKCAIWVDASVAGSFVTDKTQSKVADHVGFTFAPHEKTDKGTSWLYSWSLAIPTSSKAKDAAKVFTSWATSKEYGELVAKTDGVANVPPGTRKSTYSDEYMKAAPFAKVTLESLKVADPTKPTEKPVPYIGIQLVTIPEFQAIGTQVGKFFSGALTGQQTVDAALTAAQTTTEREMKRAGYPK; translated from the coding sequence ATGCTGACCTGCATGACCCTCAGCGCCGTCAGCCTCGGCGCGCAAACCCTGACCATTGCCACCGTCAACAACAGCGACATGATCCGCATGCAGAAACTCTCGAAAACCTTCGAGGCCGAGCATCCGGAGATCAAGCTGAACTGGGTGGTGCTCGAAGAAAACGTGCTGCGCCAGCGCCTGACCACCGACATCGCTACCCAGGGCGGGCAGTTCGACGTGTTGACCATCGGCATGTACGAAGCCGCACTCTGGGGCGCCAAGGGCTGGCTGGAGCCGATGGAAGACCTGCCGGCTTCCTACGACCTCGACGACGTATTCCCTTCGGTACGCGACGGCCTTTCTGTCAAAGGCTCGCTGTACGCCCTGCCGTTCTATGCCGAAAGCTCGATCACCTATTACCGCACTGACCTGTTCAAGGACGCCGGGCTGAACATGCCCGAACACCCGACCTGGAGCCAGATCGGCGAATACGCGGCCAAGCTCACCGACAAATCCAAAGAACAATACGGCCTGTGCCTGCGCGGTAAAGCCGGCTGGGGCGAAAACATGGCGCTGATCACCACCCTGGCCAACGGCTACGGGGCGCGCTGGTTCGATGAGAAGTGGCAGCCCGAATTCAACGGCCCGGAGTGGAAAGACGCGCTGAACTTCTACGTCGACAACATGAAAAAATCCGGCCCGCCGGGTGCGTCGAGCAACGGCTTCAACGAGAACCTGGCGCTGTTCAACAGCGGCAAGTGCGCGATCTGGGTGGATGCCAGCGTGGCCGGCTCGTTTGTCACCGACAAGACCCAGAGCAAAGTGGCTGACCATGTCGGCTTTACCTTTGCCCCGCATGAGAAGACCGACAAAGGCACCTCATGGCTGTATTCCTGGAGCCTGGCGATCCCTACCAGTTCCAAGGCCAAGGACGCCGCCAAAGTGTTCACCAGTTGGGCCACCTCCAAGGAATATGGCGAATTGGTCGCCAAGACCGACGGTGTTGCCAACGTACCGCCAGGCACACGCAAGTCTACCTACAGCGACGAGTACATGAAGGCCGCGCCGTTCGCCAAGGTGACCCTGGAATCGCTGAAAGTGGCGGACCCGACCAAGCCGACGGAAAAACCGGTGCCGTATATCGGCATTCAACTGGTGACCATTCCTGAGTTCCAGGCGATTGGTACCCAGGTCGGCAAGTTCTTCTCCGGCGCACTGACCGGCCAGCAGACGGTCGATGCCGCACTGACGGCCGCGCAGACCACCACCGAGCGCGAAATGAAGCGGGCCGGTTACCCCAAGTAA
- a CDS encoding mannitol dehydrogenase family protein, which translates to MKLNKHNLTQLAPEVQLPAYAIADTRQGIAHIGVGGFHRAHQAFYTDALMNTGEGLDWSICGVGLRAEDRKARDDLAGQDYLFTLYELGDTDDTEVRVIGAISDMLLAEDGAQALIDKLADPAIRIVSLTITEGGYCIDDSNGEFMAHLPQIQHDLAHPGAPKTVFGFICAALTQRRAAGTPAFTVMSCDNLPHNGAVTRKALLAFAALHDVQLHDWIDANVSFPNAMVDRITPMTSTAHRLQLHDEHGIDDAWPVVCEPFVQWVLEDKFVNGRPAWEKVGVQFTDDVTPYEEMKIGLLNGSHLALTYLGFLKGYRFVHETMNDPLFVAYMRAYMDLDVTPNLAPVPGIDLTEYKQTLVDRFSNQAIADQLERVCSDGSSKFPKFTVPTINRLIAGGRETERAALVVAAWALYLKGVDENGVSYKIPDPRAQFCQQLVSDDSLISKRLLGVEEIFGTAIPNSPEFVAAFERCYASLRDHGVTETLKPLLKKPA; encoded by the coding sequence ATGAAACTGAATAAACACAACCTCACCCAGCTGGCCCCCGAAGTGCAACTGCCGGCCTACGCGATTGCCGACACCCGCCAGGGCATCGCGCATATCGGCGTCGGCGGTTTTCACCGGGCGCACCAGGCGTTTTACACCGACGCCTTGATGAACACCGGCGAAGGCCTGGACTGGAGCATCTGCGGCGTGGGCCTGCGCGCTGAAGACCGTAAGGCCCGCGACGACCTGGCCGGCCAGGATTATCTGTTCACCCTGTACGAACTGGGCGACACGGACGACACCGAAGTGCGCGTGATCGGCGCCATCAGCGACATGCTGCTGGCAGAAGACGGCGCCCAGGCCCTGATCGACAAACTGGCCGACCCGGCCATTCGTATCGTCTCGCTGACCATCACCGAAGGCGGCTACTGCATCGACGACAGCAACGGCGAATTCATGGCCCATCTGCCGCAGATCCAGCATGACCTGGCGCACCCCGGCGCACCGAAGACCGTATTCGGCTTTATCTGCGCCGCGCTGACCCAACGCCGCGCCGCCGGCACCCCGGCGTTCACGGTGATGTCCTGCGATAACCTGCCGCACAACGGCGCCGTCACCCGCAAGGCGCTGCTGGCGTTCGCCGCATTGCACGACGTGCAACTGCATGACTGGATCGATGCCAATGTGAGCTTCCCGAACGCCATGGTCGACCGCATCACGCCGATGACCAGCACGGCCCACCGCCTGCAACTGCATGATGAGCACGGCATCGACGATGCCTGGCCGGTGGTGTGCGAGCCCTTTGTGCAGTGGGTGCTGGAAGACAAGTTCGTCAACGGGCGCCCGGCCTGGGAAAAGGTCGGCGTGCAGTTCACCGACGACGTGACGCCTTACGAAGAAATGAAGATCGGCCTGCTCAACGGCAGCCACCTGGCCCTGACTTACCTGGGTTTTCTCAAGGGCTACCGGTTTGTTCACGAAACCATGAACGACCCGCTGTTTGTCGCCTATATGCGCGCCTACATGGACCTGGACGTCACGCCGAACCTGGCGCCGGTGCCGGGCATCGACCTGACCGAATACAAGCAGACCCTGGTGGACCGTTTCTCCAACCAGGCGATTGCCGATCAGTTGGAGCGCGTGTGTTCGGATGGCTCGTCGAAGTTTCCAAAGTTCACTGTGCCGACGATCAATCGCCTGATTGCGGGCGGCCGTGAGACTGAACGGGCTGCACTGGTGGTCGCTGCGTGGGCGTTGTATCTGAAGGGTGTCGATGAGAACGGGGTGAGCTACAAAATCCCGGATCCGCGTGCGCAGTTCTGCCAGCAACTGGTCAGCGATGACAGCTTGATCAGCAAGCGCTTGCTGGGCGTTGAAGAGATTTTCGGCACAGCTATTCCCAATTCGCCTGAGTTTGTGGCAGCGTTCGAGCGGTGTTATGCAAGTTTGCGCGATCACGGCGTCACTGAAACGCTGAAGCCGTTACTGAAGAAACCGGCTTGA